A portion of the Brachionichthys hirsutus isolate HB-005 chromosome 6, CSIRO-AGI_Bhir_v1, whole genome shotgun sequence genome contains these proteins:
- the pdlim7 gene encoding PDZ and LIM domain protein 7 has translation MPGTIWFPLATACYHPEIKCLGEVTDDVMSIHEAAMFELTPGGKAAQAGVGVGDWVVSINDSNAEDMTHVEAQNEIRAAADSLTLALSKAFKAGEDQKDSLGPASAQPKYSFAPSTTINKLARPFSAGAGSDSSGPPIRPVAYSPKINAVCSQGRAGMQQPQNGNKSPLYFALIDISSSMETLDKSEGTYYDDVYEQSKHSLRVESLPCFIPNDRSKKRLIQDTEDWQPRTGTTQSRSFRILAQLTGTDFMQDPDDENMKKSREKFLTEIQSPRYARLRDWHHDSVEPASSPAEARAADKADGSKTSAAAAGRSGPFCRPPWVTDPSFADRFRPDKTSTVVTQHQQLAQPTPMQNRSSILQAAQQAPEHSGRTPVCGACNKIIRGRYLVALGRSWHPEEFTCSQCKMVLEEGGFFEEKGSVYCTKCHDSRYAPNCAKCKKKITGEIMHALKMTYHVQCFKCAACKTPIRNQAFYMEEGEPYCEKDYEKMFGTKCHGCDFKIDAGDRFLEALGYSWHDTCFVCALCQINLEGKTFYSKKDKPLCKGHAFAPV, from the exons ATGCCGGGCACCATCTGGTTTCCGTTGGCGACCGCATGCTATCATCCTGAAATCAAGTGTTTGGGGGAAGTCACGGATGATGTCATGTCGATACATGA GGCAGCCATGTTTGAG cTGACCCCCGGCGGGAAGGCAGCTCAGGCTGGCGTCGGGGTGGGAGACTGGGTGGTGTCTATCAACGACTCCAATGCAGAGGACATGACCCATGTGGAGGCGCAGAACGAgatcagagcagcagcagactccCTCACCCTCGCCCTCAGCAA AGCTTTCAAAGCAGGCGAAGACCAGAAG GACTCACTTGGTCCAGCTTCTGCTCAGCCAAAGTACTCCTTTGCTCCCAGCACAACAATTAACAAGCTGGCCAGGCCCTTTTCAGCAGGGGCCGGGAGTGACTCCTCCGGACCTCCCATTAGACCTGTGGCCTACTCGCCTAAAATTAACGCCGTGTGCTCACAGGGCCGTGCCGGCATGCAGCAGCCACAGAATGG TAATAAGTCTCCATTGTACTTTGCCTTGAtagacatcagcagcagc ATGGAAACTCTCGACAA GAGTGAAGGAACTTACTATGATGATGTGTACGAACAGTCAAA gcacAGCCTCAGGGTGGAGAGCCTGCCCTGTTTTATCCCCAACGACCGCAGCAAGAAGAGGCTGATCCAGGATACTGAGGACTGGCAGCCTCGGACCGGCACCACCCAGTCCCGCTCCTTCCGCATCCTGGCCCAGCTCACAGGCACCGACTTCA TGCAGGACCCAGATGATGAAAACATGAAGAAGTCCAG GGAAAAGTTCCTCACTGAGATTCAGAGTCCCCGCTATGCCCGCCTGAGAGATTGGCACCATGACAG CGTTGAGCCGGCTTCCTCACCTGCTGAGGCCCGGGCAGCAGACAAAGCAGATG GCTCCAAGACTTCGGCCGCTGCAGCAGGTCGATCAGGTCCCTTCTGTCGACCACCCTGGGTCACCGACCCTAGTTTTGCAGACCGTTTTCGCCCCGACAAAACCAGCACCGTTGTGacccagcaccagcagctggcCCAGCCGACGCCCATGCAGAACCGCAGCTCCATCTTGCAGGCAGCACAGCAGGCGCCGGAGCACAGCGGGAGGACCCCCGTCTGCGGCGCCTGTAACAAAATCATAAG ggGTCGGTACCTGGTGGCGCTGGGACGTTCTTGGCACCCGGAGGAGTTCACATGTTCACAGTGTAAGATGGTTCTGGAGGAGGGGGGCTTCTTCGAGGAAAAAGGGTCTGTTTACTGTACCAAGTGCCACGACAGCAGATACGCTCCAAACTGTGCCAAGTGCAAGAAGAAGATCACAGGG GAAATCATGCATGCCCTGAAAATGACCTACCATGTTCAGTGTTTCAAGTGTGCAGCCTGTAAGACTCCCATCAGGAACCAAGCCTTTTACATGGAGGAGGGAGAACCCTACTGTGAAAAAG ACTATGAGAAGATGTTTGGCACCAAATGTCATGGCTGTGACTTTAAGATTGATGCTGGGGACCGCTTCCTGGAGGCCTTGGGCTACAGCTGGCACGATACGTGCTTTGTCTGTGCT CTCTGCCAGATCAACCTGGAGGGGAAGACGTTCTACTCCAAGAAGGATAAACCCTTGTGCAAAGGCCATGCCTTCGCTCCGGTCTGA